The following is a genomic window from Opitutus sp. GAS368.
ACGAATTCGCCGTGCCGCAGGCGTCCCTACCCATGCTGCGCTATCTGCGGCAGACCACGGCGCACGCCTGGGAGCGGACCCAGTGGCCGTCTTCCGGTCCGGTGCACTTGAATGCCCCGTTTCGCGACCCGTTGCCGCCGATCGAGGACGGCCAGACCGGCGGACTGCGCGACGAACTCGATGAGCAGAAATTCTTCGTCGCACTCAAGCCCCGGCGGAAGCAGGAATCGCGCCTGACTGAGTCGATCCGTTTGGGCGGCCGCGGTGTCATCGTCGCCGGGCAAGTGCGCACGGGCAATCCGGCCGCGTATGCCCGCACGGTCGGGAAACTGGCGCGCAAGCTCGGCTGGCCAGTGCTGGCCGACGCCCTGTCGCCGCTCCGGCACCACGCGCGCCTCGTGCCGGGTTTGGTGACGACCTACGATTGCATCGCGCGCTCGGAAGCGCTGGCGGGGCAACTGCGCCCGGACCGTGTGCTTTGCCTGCACGACTGGCCGACCAGCAAGGCGCTGCGGCAATGGCTGCAGGCGGGCGACGCGGAAGTCACCCTTGTGCGGAGGGACGGCCAGAATCCCGATGCGCTCCACAGCCGCACAACGCTGGTCCGGGCCTCGGTCGAGTCACTGGCGGCCGCCATCCGGCCCGGGCGCAAGCCGCGCGGCTGGCTGGACGCCTGGCTGAAAACCGACCGGCGTCTGGCCCGCGGTTTGGCCCGCGAGCTGGCCGCGACGGAGGGACTCTTCGAAGGGCGGGCGAGTGGGTTGCTCCCCGGCCTGCTGCCCAAGGGCACGCCGCTGTTCGTGGCGAACAGCATGCCGGTGCGCGATCTCGAGTATTTCTGCCCGGCCAACAACCGCGGTTTGACCGTGCATTGCAACCGCGGGGCCAACGGCATCGACGGCACGCTCTCCACCGCGCTCGGGCTCGCGCACGGCAACAGGCCGGCGGTGCTGCTGACCGGCGACCTGGCGCTGCTGCATGACACGAACGGGTTTCTCACCGGGCCCAAGTTCAAGGGCAGCCTGACGGTCGTGCTCATCAACAACGACGGGGGCGGAATTTTCGGGCACCTGCCCGTCGCCCAGTTCAACCCGCCGTTCGAGGAGTTCTTCGCCACGCCCCAGCAGGCTGATTTCCGGAAGCTTTGCGCGGCCTATGGCTGCAGCCACAGCGCCGTGCGGGACTGGAAGCATTTCGCGCAACTGCTGGCGAGGCGGCCGGCCCGCGGGGTGCGCGTGCTCGAGGTCCGGACTGATCGGAAGCGTGATGCGGCCACGCGGCGGCGGATCTTCGCGCAGCTGGCCGGCTAGGGCAGGGGCAGGTGGATGTTGAAGGTCGTGCCGGCCCTTGTGCTGGTGAAATCGATCGCGCCGTGGTGGGCCTCGATGACCGCCTTGGCGATCGCGAGGCCAAGGCCGGTCCCGCCGGTCTTGCCATGACTGACAAAGGGCTCGAAAAGGGTGGAGCGGATCTCCCGCGGCACGCCCGGCCCGTTGTCGGTGACGGTGATGTGGCACTGGTGCCTGAGTCTGCGCGCGGCCACGGTGATGCGGCCGCCCGGGCGCGGGCCAATCGCCTCGCGGGCATTGTTGACGAGGTTCTGGAGGACGCGCAGGACCCGGTCGGCGTCGAGCGGCAGCTCGAGCGCGGTGGGCTTGACCTGGAGCTTCAACCCGGCCCGGCCGAGCGGGGCGACATTGATTTCCTGCAGGTGGGAGAAAACGTCCGCGAGTCGCGTGACGCGGAGGCGCAGGCGGGTCTCGCCGCGGGCGAAGTCGAGCACCTCCTCGACCATGCCGCCCAGGCGGGCGACCTGGCGGAGGATCATGGCGCAGAGTTCCTGGGTCTCCGGCTTGCGATCGCGCTTGGCCAGCAGCTCGGTGGCGAGCTTGATGGTGGAGAACGGCCCGCGGAAATCATGGACCATGCTGTTGGCCATCTCGCCAATCAGGGTGATCTTTTCCTTGCGCACCACCTCGGTGACATAGCGTTCGTTGGTCGCGCGCAGGTTTTCACTGACATGGCTGAAGAGGCGCAGGACGGTGTGCCAGGAAGTTTGGGAAAGCAGGCGCAGGAATGGCTTCTGCGCGATCCGTCCGAGCTGGACGGGGCCATCGGCGACGGCGGCGGTGCTGCGGGCGGAGCCATCCAGGACGCCGAGCTCGCCGAAGTAGTCATCCGGGCCCTTGTAAGCGATGACCTGGCTGGCGCCGCCGGGAGCGAGCTTGGTCAGCGCGACGCGGCCGCTG
Proteins encoded in this region:
- a CDS encoding ATP-binding protein; amino-acid sequence: MDVRSHRFISHFPAAQGALLAKEVRHVRFPHQAVIFQEDSPSNCIYLVLSGRVALTKLAPGGASQVIAYKGPDDYFGELGVLDGSARSTAAVADGPVQLGRIAQKPFLRLLSQTSWHTVLRLFSHVSENLRATNERYVTEVVRKEKITLIGEMANSMVHDFRGPFSTIKLATELLAKRDRKPETQELCAMILRQVARLGGMVEEVLDFARGETRLRLRVTRLADVFSHLQEINVAPLGRAGLKLQVKPTALELPLDADRVLRVLQNLVNNAREAIGPRPGGRITVAARRLRHQCHITVTDNGPGVPREIRSTLFEPFVSHGKTGGTGLGLAIAKAVIEAHHGAIDFTSTRAGTTFNIHLPLP
- the menD gene encoding 2-succinyl-5-enolpyruvyl-6-hydroxy-3-cyclohexene-1-carboxylic-acid synthase; translated protein: MHALDYRNPNSLWGSVLVETLHRLGLREVVISPGSRSTPLTMAFARHPGIEAIPVLDERSAAFFALGLARQHQRPVALLCTSGTAGANYFPAVIEAQESGVPLLVLTADRPPEMRECRSGQTIDQQKLYGSHVNFYHEFAVPQASLPMLRYLRQTTAHAWERTQWPSSGPVHLNAPFRDPLPPIEDGQTGGLRDELDEQKFFVALKPRRKQESRLTESIRLGGRGVIVAGQVRTGNPAAYARTVGKLARKLGWPVLADALSPLRHHARLVPGLVTTYDCIARSEALAGQLRPDRVLCLHDWPTSKALRQWLQAGDAEVTLVRRDGQNPDALHSRTTLVRASVESLAAAIRPGRKPRGWLDAWLKTDRRLARGLARELAATEGLFEGRASGLLPGLLPKGTPLFVANSMPVRDLEYFCPANNRGLTVHCNRGANGIDGTLSTALGLAHGNRPAVLLTGDLALLHDTNGFLTGPKFKGSLTVVLINNDGGGIFGHLPVAQFNPPFEEFFATPQQADFRKLCAAYGCSHSAVRDWKHFAQLLARRPARGVRVLEVRTDRKRDAATRRRIFAQLAG